From Larus michahellis chromosome 8, bLarMic1.1, whole genome shotgun sequence, one genomic window encodes:
- the TIE1 gene encoding tyrosine-protein kinase receptor Tie-1 isoform X2: MGLQVYLLLLFPWLAGAILDITLIANVQSLSHSDFFLSCVMGERDVSYLQIERENKIVMTHPKTGFQNHRNRSNHVQARGFSMADLVGILYCLGRTPTEQAQVVYVHNSHNAHLFPVKATQSVNVAEPATFSARVLKRKETDVMWKRNGTYYQTTDRGEVRGDLVTLTLPNVSVSENGVYSATFMGDSPLWSAFYRLIVRACPAKKWGPSCEKDCPDCLNGGICHDHVGECVCPPGFMGTRCERACREGQFGRNCQETCQRAQGCRGLSFCLPDPYGCSCASGWRGSRCNQACPLGYYGPDCALGCACRNGGSCNRFSGCVCPAGWHGQHCEKSDRFPQITQLASELEFNLGSEPVVSCVATGNPLPASDSVELRKADGTVLKLIKAIIEPGQITCEFQVQHLTKADTGLWECRVSTTGGQDSRKVKVNIRVPPAPLSPPRLLAKQSRQLVVSPVDCFSGDGPISSIKLLYKPKDDTSAWSSIVVDNSENITLMNLRPVTAYIVKVQLSRPGDGGEGSKGPEAVMVTECLEPTVKPVIEGWSIEEKNTLHVNWKLPSNHEPAHGFIVHLFDSAKRLVCEKNITSISVLSARIGDLEFNKEYGLEVLVYHCASLGPPSDLYKVMINSKGPSSPRSLSAESVSDTAVRLSWQVPEYPNGGITKYIVELQQVGGTSEPQWIDTDSGAETTKIVGGLNASTSYQFRVRANSHVPGEWSQPVKAKTLGDGALSVPPSLGSQSTEQGGIDQQLLLAIVGSVSVTCLTILFALLALFLIKKNFFHRRRTFTYQSGSGEETILQFNSGTLTLTRRPKPQPEPLSYPILEWEDIKFEDMIGEGNFGQVIRAMIKKDGLKMNAAIKMLKEFASENDHRDFAGELEVLCKLGHHPNIINLLGACENKGYLYIAIEYAPYGNLLDFLRKSRVLETDPAFAKEHGTASTLTSQQLLQFASDVAKGMQYLSEKQFIHRDLAARNILVGENLASKIADFGLSRGEEVYVKKTMGRLPVRWMAIESLNYSVYTTKSDVWSFGVLLWEIVSLGGTPYCGMTCAELYEKLPQGYRMEKPRNCDDEVYELMRQCWRDRPYERPPFAQISMQLIRMLEARKAYVNMALFENFTYAGIDATAEEA; the protein is encoded by the exons cCCACCTCTTCCCAGTGAAGGCCACGCAGTCAGTGAACGTCGCCGAGCCGGCCACCTTCTCTGCCAGGGTCCTCAAGAGGAAGGAGACGGATGTTATGTGGAAAAGAAATG GTACCTACTACCAGACCACGGACCGGGGTGAGGTGCGGGGCGACCTCGTCACCCTGACGCTCCCCAACGTCAGCGTGAGCGAAAATGGTGTCTACAGTGCCACGTTCATGGGGGACAGCCCTCTGTGGAGCGCCTTCTACCGCCTGATCGTGAGAG CCTGCCCCGCAAAGAAATGGGGACCATCCTGTGAGAAGGACTGTCCCGACTGTCTGAACGGCGGCATCTGCCATGACCATGTCGGAGAATGCGTCTGCCCTCCCGGGTTCATGGGCACCCGCTGCGAGCGAG CCTGCCGGGAAGGCCAGTTTGGCCGCAACTGCCAGGAGACGTGCCAGagagcccagggctgcagggggctgAGCTTCTGCCTGCCGGACCCCTACGGCTGCTCCTGCGCCTCGGGTTGGAGAGGCTCCCGCTGCAACCAAG CCTGTCCCCTGGGATACTACGGCCCCGATTGCGCCTTGGGGTGTGCCTGCCGAAATGGAGGCAGCTGTAACCGTTTCAGCGGCTGTGTCTGCCCGGCGGGCTGGCATGGGCAGCACTGTGAGAAGTCAG ACCGGTTCCCCCAGATCACCCAGCTGGCCTCGGAGCTGGAGTTCAACCTGGGCTCAGAGCCCGTTGTCAGCTGTGTGGCCACAGGCAACCCACTGCCTGCCAGTGATAGCGTGGAGCTGCGCAAGGCTGACGGCACTGTGCTCAAG CTCATCAAAGCCATCATCGAGCCGGGGCAGATCACCTGTGAGTTTCAGGTGCAGCACCTGACAAAGGCAGATACCGGGCTATGGGAGTGCCGGGTCTCCACGACTGGGGGCCAGGACAGCCGTAAAGTCAAGGTCAACATCCGAG TGCCACCTGCACCCCTGAGCCCCCCTCGGCTGCTGGCCAAGCAAAGCCGCCAGCTCGTGGTGTCACCTGTGGACTGCTTCTCTGGTGATGGACCCATCAGCTCCATCAAGCTGCTCTACAAGCCCAAGGACGATACGTCAGCGTGGTCATCCATTGTGG TCGACAACAGCGAGAACATCACCCTCATGAACCTCCGGCCGGTGACCGCCTACATCGTCAAGGTGCAGCTGAGCCGGccaggggatggtggggaggGCAGCAAGGGGCCTGAGGCCGTCATGGTGACAGAGTGCCTTG AGCCCACAGTCAAGCCTGTGATCGAAGGTTGGTCCATAGAGGAGAAAAACACACTTCACGTTAACTGGAAATTGCCAAGTAACCACGAGCCGGCACACGGGTTCATTGTCCACCTCTTCGACTCCGCAAAGCGGCTAGTCTGTGAGAAAAACATCACGTCCATCTCTGTGCTCTCTGCCCGCATCGGGGACCTGGAGTTCAACAAGGAGTATGGCCTGGAGGTGCTGGTGTACCACTGCGCCAGCCTGGGGCCCCCCTCTGACCTCTACAAGGTCATGATCAACAGCAAAG GGCCCTCCTCCCCACGGTCGCTCTCAGCAGAGTCCGTGTCTGACACTGCCGTCAGGCTCTCCTGGCAGGTCCCCGAGTACCCCAATGGGGGCATCACCAAGTACATCGTGGAGCTGCAGCAGGTGGGGGGCACCAGCGAGCCCCAGTGGATCGACAccgacagtggcgccgagaccACCAAGATCGTCGGGGGCCTCAATGCCAGCACCAGCTACCAGTTCCGCGTCCGGGCCAACTCCCATGTCCCGGGGGAATGGAGCCAGCCTGTGAAAGCCAAGACCCTGGGGGACG GAGCGCTGAGCGTGCCGCCCAGCCTGGGCAGCCAGAGCACCGAGCAGGGGGGAATAGACCAGCAGCTGCTCTTGGCCATCGTTGGCTCCGTATCCGTCACCTGCCTCACCATCCTCTTTGCCCTCCTGGCGCTTTTCCTCATCAAGAAGAATTTTTTCCACCGGCGCCGCACCTTTACGTACCAGTCTGGCTCG GGGGAAGAGACCATCCTGCAGTTCAACTCAGGGACCCTGACCCTGACGCGCCGGCCCAAGCCGCAGCCCGAGCCCCTCAGCTACCCTATCCTGGAGTGGGAAGATATCAAGTTTGAGGACATGATCGGGGAGGGCAACTTTGGGCAGGTCATCAGGGCCATGATCAAAAAGGATGGCCTGAAGATGAATGCGGCCATCAAGATGCTGAAAG agTTTGCTTCGGAGAATGACCATCGGGACTTTGCCGGGGAGCTGGAGGTGCTGTGCAAACTGGGACATCACCCCAACATCATCAACTTGCTGGGTGCCTGTGAGAACAAGG gtTACCTGTACATCGCCATTGAATATGCTCCCTACGGAAACCTCCTTGACTTCCTCCGCAAAAGCCGAGTCTTGGAGACAGACCCAGCCTTTGCCAAGGAGCACGGCACTGCCTCCACCCTCACCTCCCAACAGCTCCTCCAGTTTGCTTCAGACGTGGCCAAGGGGATGCAGTACCTGAGTGAGAAGCAG TTCATTCACAGGGACCTGGCAGCCAGGAATATCCTGGTAGGAGAAAATCTGGCCTCCAAGATTGCTGACTTCGGCCTCTCCAGAGGGGAGGAGGTCTATGTGAAGAAGACAATG GGCCGCTTGCCGGTTCGCTGGATGGCCATTGAGTCCCTGAACTACAGCGTGTACACCACCAAGAGCGATGT GTGGTCATTTGGCGTCCTGCTCTGGGAGATCGTCAGCTTGG ggggaACACCTTACTGCGGGATGACGTGTGCCGAGCTCTACGAGAAGCTGCCCCAGGGCTACCGCATGGAGAAGCCACGCAACTGCGATGACGAGGT GTACGAGCTGATGCGGCAGTGCTGGCGCGACCGCCCCTACGAGCGCCCGCCCTTCGCCCAGATCTCCATGCAGCTCATCCGCATGCTGGAGGCCAGGAAG GCCTATGTCAACATGGCCCTCTTCGAGAACTTCACCTACGCGGGGATCGATGCCACCGCCGAGGAGGCATGA
- the TIE1 gene encoding tyrosine-protein kinase receptor Tie-1 isoform X1 has protein sequence MGLQVYLLLLFPWLAGAILDITLIANVQSLSHSDFFLSCVMGERDVSYLQIERENKIVMTHPKTGFQNHRNRSNHVQARGFSMADLVGILYCLGRTPTEQAQVVYVHNSHNAHLFPVKATQSVNVAEPATFSARVLKRKETDVMWKRNGTYYQTTDRGEVRGDLVTLTLPNVSVSENGVYSATFMGDSPLWSAFYRLIVRACPAKKWGPSCEKDCPDCLNGGICHDHVGECVCPPGFMGTRCERACREGQFGRNCQETCQRAQGCRGLSFCLPDPYGCSCASGWRGSRCNQACPLGYYGPDCALGCACRNGGSCNRFSGCVCPAGWHGQHCEKSDRFPQITQLASELEFNLGSEPVVSCVATGNPLPASDSVELRKADGTVLKLIKAIIEPGQITCEFQVQHLTKADTGLWECRVSTTGGQDSRKVKVNIRVPPAPLSPPRLLAKQSRQLVVSPVDCFSGDGPISSIKLLYKPKDDTSAWSSIVVDNSENITLMNLRPVTAYIVKVQLSRPGDGGEGSKGPEAVMVTECLEPTVKPVIEGWSIEEKNTLHVNWKLPSNHEPAHGFIVHLFDSAKRLVCEKNITSISVLSARIGDLEFNKEYGLEVLVYHCASLGPPSDLYKVMINSKGPSSPRSLSAESVSDTAVRLSWQVPEYPNGGITKYIVELQQVGGTSEPQWIDTDSGAETTKIVGGLNASTSYQFRVRANSHVPGEWSQPVKAKTLGDGALSVPPSLGSQSTEQGGIDQQLLLAIVGSVSVTCLTILFALLALFLIKKNFFHRRRTFTYQSGSVSAACPARTMSPAPHVPARSRSRSIASSQDAARPHFHAERGEETILQFNSGTLTLTRRPKPQPEPLSYPILEWEDIKFEDMIGEGNFGQVIRAMIKKDGLKMNAAIKMLKEFASENDHRDFAGELEVLCKLGHHPNIINLLGACENKGYLYIAIEYAPYGNLLDFLRKSRVLETDPAFAKEHGTASTLTSQQLLQFASDVAKGMQYLSEKQFIHRDLAARNILVGENLASKIADFGLSRGEEVYVKKTMGRLPVRWMAIESLNYSVYTTKSDVWSFGVLLWEIVSLGGTPYCGMTCAELYEKLPQGYRMEKPRNCDDEVYELMRQCWRDRPYERPPFAQISMQLIRMLEARKAYVNMALFENFTYAGIDATAEEA, from the exons cCCACCTCTTCCCAGTGAAGGCCACGCAGTCAGTGAACGTCGCCGAGCCGGCCACCTTCTCTGCCAGGGTCCTCAAGAGGAAGGAGACGGATGTTATGTGGAAAAGAAATG GTACCTACTACCAGACCACGGACCGGGGTGAGGTGCGGGGCGACCTCGTCACCCTGACGCTCCCCAACGTCAGCGTGAGCGAAAATGGTGTCTACAGTGCCACGTTCATGGGGGACAGCCCTCTGTGGAGCGCCTTCTACCGCCTGATCGTGAGAG CCTGCCCCGCAAAGAAATGGGGACCATCCTGTGAGAAGGACTGTCCCGACTGTCTGAACGGCGGCATCTGCCATGACCATGTCGGAGAATGCGTCTGCCCTCCCGGGTTCATGGGCACCCGCTGCGAGCGAG CCTGCCGGGAAGGCCAGTTTGGCCGCAACTGCCAGGAGACGTGCCAGagagcccagggctgcagggggctgAGCTTCTGCCTGCCGGACCCCTACGGCTGCTCCTGCGCCTCGGGTTGGAGAGGCTCCCGCTGCAACCAAG CCTGTCCCCTGGGATACTACGGCCCCGATTGCGCCTTGGGGTGTGCCTGCCGAAATGGAGGCAGCTGTAACCGTTTCAGCGGCTGTGTCTGCCCGGCGGGCTGGCATGGGCAGCACTGTGAGAAGTCAG ACCGGTTCCCCCAGATCACCCAGCTGGCCTCGGAGCTGGAGTTCAACCTGGGCTCAGAGCCCGTTGTCAGCTGTGTGGCCACAGGCAACCCACTGCCTGCCAGTGATAGCGTGGAGCTGCGCAAGGCTGACGGCACTGTGCTCAAG CTCATCAAAGCCATCATCGAGCCGGGGCAGATCACCTGTGAGTTTCAGGTGCAGCACCTGACAAAGGCAGATACCGGGCTATGGGAGTGCCGGGTCTCCACGACTGGGGGCCAGGACAGCCGTAAAGTCAAGGTCAACATCCGAG TGCCACCTGCACCCCTGAGCCCCCCTCGGCTGCTGGCCAAGCAAAGCCGCCAGCTCGTGGTGTCACCTGTGGACTGCTTCTCTGGTGATGGACCCATCAGCTCCATCAAGCTGCTCTACAAGCCCAAGGACGATACGTCAGCGTGGTCATCCATTGTGG TCGACAACAGCGAGAACATCACCCTCATGAACCTCCGGCCGGTGACCGCCTACATCGTCAAGGTGCAGCTGAGCCGGccaggggatggtggggaggGCAGCAAGGGGCCTGAGGCCGTCATGGTGACAGAGTGCCTTG AGCCCACAGTCAAGCCTGTGATCGAAGGTTGGTCCATAGAGGAGAAAAACACACTTCACGTTAACTGGAAATTGCCAAGTAACCACGAGCCGGCACACGGGTTCATTGTCCACCTCTTCGACTCCGCAAAGCGGCTAGTCTGTGAGAAAAACATCACGTCCATCTCTGTGCTCTCTGCCCGCATCGGGGACCTGGAGTTCAACAAGGAGTATGGCCTGGAGGTGCTGGTGTACCACTGCGCCAGCCTGGGGCCCCCCTCTGACCTCTACAAGGTCATGATCAACAGCAAAG GGCCCTCCTCCCCACGGTCGCTCTCAGCAGAGTCCGTGTCTGACACTGCCGTCAGGCTCTCCTGGCAGGTCCCCGAGTACCCCAATGGGGGCATCACCAAGTACATCGTGGAGCTGCAGCAGGTGGGGGGCACCAGCGAGCCCCAGTGGATCGACAccgacagtggcgccgagaccACCAAGATCGTCGGGGGCCTCAATGCCAGCACCAGCTACCAGTTCCGCGTCCGGGCCAACTCCCATGTCCCGGGGGAATGGAGCCAGCCTGTGAAAGCCAAGACCCTGGGGGACG GAGCGCTGAGCGTGCCGCCCAGCCTGGGCAGCCAGAGCACCGAGCAGGGGGGAATAGACCAGCAGCTGCTCTTGGCCATCGTTGGCTCCGTATCCGTCACCTGCCTCACCATCCTCTTTGCCCTCCTGGCGCTTTTCCTCATCAAGAAGAATTTTTTCCACCGGCGCCGCACCTTTACGTACCAGTCTGGCTCGGTGAGTGCCGCCTGCCCTGCCAGGACCATGTCCCCAGCTCCCCACGTCCCAGCCCGATCCAGGTCACGCTCCATAGCCTCCAGCCAGGACGCAGCCAGACCTCACTTCCACGCAGAGAGG GGGGAAGAGACCATCCTGCAGTTCAACTCAGGGACCCTGACCCTGACGCGCCGGCCCAAGCCGCAGCCCGAGCCCCTCAGCTACCCTATCCTGGAGTGGGAAGATATCAAGTTTGAGGACATGATCGGGGAGGGCAACTTTGGGCAGGTCATCAGGGCCATGATCAAAAAGGATGGCCTGAAGATGAATGCGGCCATCAAGATGCTGAAAG agTTTGCTTCGGAGAATGACCATCGGGACTTTGCCGGGGAGCTGGAGGTGCTGTGCAAACTGGGACATCACCCCAACATCATCAACTTGCTGGGTGCCTGTGAGAACAAGG gtTACCTGTACATCGCCATTGAATATGCTCCCTACGGAAACCTCCTTGACTTCCTCCGCAAAAGCCGAGTCTTGGAGACAGACCCAGCCTTTGCCAAGGAGCACGGCACTGCCTCCACCCTCACCTCCCAACAGCTCCTCCAGTTTGCTTCAGACGTGGCCAAGGGGATGCAGTACCTGAGTGAGAAGCAG TTCATTCACAGGGACCTGGCAGCCAGGAATATCCTGGTAGGAGAAAATCTGGCCTCCAAGATTGCTGACTTCGGCCTCTCCAGAGGGGAGGAGGTCTATGTGAAGAAGACAATG GGCCGCTTGCCGGTTCGCTGGATGGCCATTGAGTCCCTGAACTACAGCGTGTACACCACCAAGAGCGATGT GTGGTCATTTGGCGTCCTGCTCTGGGAGATCGTCAGCTTGG ggggaACACCTTACTGCGGGATGACGTGTGCCGAGCTCTACGAGAAGCTGCCCCAGGGCTACCGCATGGAGAAGCCACGCAACTGCGATGACGAGGT GTACGAGCTGATGCGGCAGTGCTGGCGCGACCGCCCCTACGAGCGCCCGCCCTTCGCCCAGATCTCCATGCAGCTCATCCGCATGCTGGAGGCCAGGAAG GCCTATGTCAACATGGCCCTCTTCGAGAACTTCACCTACGCGGGGATCGATGCCACCGCCGAGGAGGCATGA